The sequence TGGAACAGAGCTTCGCGACAGAGGCAGGAGGCGAGCTCGGAGACTATGCTTCCACTACTGAGAGTCTGAGACGTTAGCTGAGTGAGGGACCAGTGAGCTTCGAAGCTCCAATTGGCGATAGCGTCAAGAGCAGTCCGGCGGTTGAACGAAAGGGAGGGACTGAGCTCGCCGGTGTTGAGAGGAACGGCCAGCTCGAGGGTGATGGGAGGGATGAGTGAGGGAGTGTGTGCTGCTGCGCCATTGGAGAATTGGAGTAAGTTAGGGTTGAGGGTTACTGAATGCTAAACGGTTGCGTTTTAgcatttttgggcaaaataagaAAATCGATTGAGTTTCGGTTCGGTTCGACTGACCAGTTACTGGCCAATTTAGCAGTTCAAttctgatttttaatttttacagTTTTGGAATATAACCGAACCATAATTCTCATCAATTTACGGTTCAACCGGTTTGACCAGCCGGTTCGAACCCGTTTTTAGAACATTGATATTGAGGGACACCAACTAAAAGAGGAATGTACCTTTTGTTCAAGAATCTAGTATATAGTATTAAGAAAAAATGTTAGGCATATTTAGAACATGTCCATCGTAAGTTTGTTGTAATCACAAAATAGAAGACAAGAGAGATCTATGGCTAATAACGATTTAACACATGAACTAACAATGTTGATGATTGGAATACTTATTTCAAAAATTCTCTGCATCCAAGTGATTTCACTAACCAAATTTAACCAAATGATTTATAGTCACGTGCCACTTATAACAGACTTTTAACGTAAACCTTCTCTTGTTTGTTCCTCTTCAATGTAAACGTTCCCTTCTTCTCTgatttctctttgtttttgtCTGATTATTGTCTCTTTctcttcaaatttttatttttttttttcgattttcttgTGTTTTCATTGAAttttattctctttctttttcaaattttttatctgcattttctttttgaaaaatcaAACAGTGTAATTAAAATCATTTAGGTTTTGCGTGTTCCAAAACAATaaatgattcaaatttaaattagttGAATGAAGGTGATTGAATCGAATTAAGTGGATAAGGTTTGGATCATTCTTAATTTTATCTAGTTTCATTCTTcaacaattttgaattgaatagaaTGGAATctaatctaatgcaattgaatcaagtgataatgaataatttcattcttctttgctaaaatcagtgttgtttatgaatttgaatttggataGAATACAAGagtttttgaatttatagaaTGCACAATTTTTTGTTCATTTGTTATTACACAATGGTGATGTTATAATCATATTTCGATTCATTTGCAGTACAGGTGTGTTGTCGATGAATAATTTGTCCCAACAGTTGGGATGACTTTCAAGACAAattaaatggaataaaatagaattaatgtaattgaataaagtgataatggataatttcattcttctttgcCAAAATCTGTGTTGTTTAGGAATTTGAATTTGGATAGAATGTAGGAGTTTCTGAATTTATATAATTTAcaatttttggttcatttgttATTATATAATGGTATTGTTATAATCATATTTCGGTTCATTTGCAGTCCAGGTGTGTTGTCGATGAACAATTTGTTCCAAAGATTGGGATGACTTTCAAGACAAATTGAATGGAATGAAAtggaatctaatgcaattgaataaaaCGATGTAATATTGATTTGCTTTTGATTAGGCAAAAATGTGTTTTTGCATGTTAATACATTTGTTAATATATGATTTACTTCTATTGCAGTTGAACCTTTTAGATGGTGAATCAATGATTCAGTCAAACTCCAGCCTTTATCATGCACAGGATATGAATTATCCTGGAGAGGATATGACGCACTACGACAAAAGTTTCGGTGATTAGTAAAataaatttcggttcatttatgTTTTACTCATAATATTTTTTCCTTTGATGAAAATGAGGGTTAATTTCTGATTTGCGTTATGTtttattgaatagtcactttttaattttttaaattagtttctgCAATTGTGTTGTGGTAAATAGTTTAGGTGTTTATTAGAATAAATTTTGAGTCATTTGTATCTAAATTTCAGTTCATTTGTATTTCTGTGGCTATTGAGGTTTGATAAACACATTCAATCTTTTCAGTATGAACCTAGATTCATTCAAATTAATATGATCTCAATACAATCTAgatatttttaacaaataaataaaaaataatttaagaaaaaatttttaaatatatatatatatctttttataTCCCCGAGGATAATTTACAGAAAAGACTTGAGAGGGCAGCGGATGACTTTAAGATTCTTATGCCTTCAGATCCTCCAATGACTTTGTctctcaatttatttattttgtccaaGAAAATGATTAGACCATATTCATGTCTAAAAGCATCAACTTGTTCCTACAATTGAAAGAAATTTATTAATATGTATTAGTTTAGAAGTAAAGGATCAATTATGTTTAATGATACTTACCTATTTTCAATTTTTACatgcatattttttctttttaatatttttggaaTAGATTGTTTCAACCATTTCATTACGTATATTACATAATCCCAACTAATAAAGAAATAAGAAAGTAAAACATGATTAATAAGATAGACACAAAAAAGTACAGTAAAACTTATTAAATAACACTACTACAGTAAAGAATAATAGGAAGATTGATACGGTGTGTTGTTGACCGCTGATCAAAATATATGGTGCCTCAATACTTAATTTGGTCGATACTTAACAGCATCATCAAGTGAACCTtagttaattcacaaatgaaccgaaattagtttaaatttgaacaagcagtcaaaCAGACTCAATCATCAATATAAAAATACATCGAATTCGTTTTTGGATCCAAATAaacctcaaataaactaagaaatgaatcgaaattatttaatgatgacaccagaaaaaattaaagaataaaaaatttggtcaatacttaacaaTAGCATCAAGTAAACCtcagttaattcacaaatgaaccgaaattagttcagatttgaacaagtagtaaaaaagactcaatcatcaacaaaaacaaatTGTATTTTTTTCTAGATTCAAATGAATCTCAAATAAACTAAGAagtgaaccgaaattatttaatgatggcatctgagaaaattaagaaataaaaaattcggTCAATACTTAACAGCAGTATTAAGTGAACCTCAGTTAATTCACAAATGTACCGAATTTAGTTCAAATTTGAACAAGTGGTCAAAAAGACTTAATCATTAACAAAATATATTGAATTCATTTTTGGATCCGAATAAACctcaaataaattaagaaatgaacCAAATAACTCATTTAAGAGGAATAATTGCATTTTGAAATACTAACAGCCAATGAGCCGTAGCTtagaattctttttctttttctgctgaAAAGTTTTGAGTACGAGCCTCACTTAATGTAATTTGACGGAAAAAAAATAGTGTGTAGAAAATATATATTGTGAATTATTTTGAGTTTATATTATCTTAAGTAACCATCATAAATTATTCATCATTCATTCTGTCACCAATAATAATATCTATCACTTATCtatgaaaattaataaaaaatttgttgctaatgtaaattttaatattaaatattcaaAATAATATATAAACACTAAATATGCATCAACCTATTATGATTTGACAAGTCCTGATATTTCTTTGAAAGAAGCTCCCAAGTTAGGCTTCTACACCATCACAATTTGGAAATAGGAAACACCTCTTCAATTTCGCCAAAAAAGAATTTCTTGAAAGCATCGATGTGAGATGAGTCCAAAGCAATAGCCACATTGAATCCATCACCACTAGCATTGTTCGTGATGAAAGCCTTCCCTTCAGAATCCATGAACCCGGGTCCAAAATGAACCGGTTCCCCGAACCCGAAATTCGCTTCATTATACGAGAAATTCATCCAACTCACAACAAACAGGTTTGGGTTACCCTTGAACCCTCCCTTATGCACACTCTTCGCCGGGTAGTGAATGTTATACCTCACCAAATCCATGTCCTTAGCATTACCAATATAAACAAGTGCATTTCTCACGAACTCGTCGTCCACCTGCGCTATCGCCTCCTTCACTTTTTCTACTGCAGAACTCAGAGGATTTTGCATTAGGTAAGTGAAGGAACAAGTTGTTGTAACCGTCGGAAATACTGCATTTCCTGCGTAAGCATTAGGAAGTGGTGGTTTCAGACGGTTACGACAATTAACCAAAGTGATCAACCTTGTTGGTTGGTCACCATTTCCTTGGTATCGCGCTTTGGTGACACACCTCCATAAAAGCCCCGAAATGACCTCGAAACTCGAAAACGGAGTCTTACCGTTATTAATTGCGGCTTTCATTTTGAGTTTCTTGACCTGTTCTTTTGTGAGTTTGACAACTTCAACGACAACTCTGGAGTCTTTTCTCAATGTACCTAACCATGGAGGTGGAGTTCCGAATATTTCTTCTGAATGATCATTCAAAACCTTCTTCGAATTATGCATCAAAGTGCGTGAGTTTAACAAACTTGGATCATAGCATGGGAATTGATCATATGGATCCAAAGATTCTCCTTTGGCTAACTTAGCCCACGTGTTCATGAATCGCATGGTTGCTGTTCCATCAATGGCGGCACGACACAGGGCGACACCGATGGTGAAACCGCCGCAATTAAAGCGCGTGATTTGCACCGCCAAAAGAGGCGTCTCGGAAACGGGAGTACCATAATCAATGTTTGGAATTAGCTGCGAAACTAAACCGGTAGGGACAAAATCGTCACCACAGAAATCGTGCATGCTCTTCCCGTTGCAAACAGCTTCGATTAGCAACGCTCCTTTGGCGTTGCAAATGATCTCCCATCTCGAACCGTCGATTAAGCTCAACCTACCCGCCAGCGGGTAGTAGATTGACAAAGCCTTGCTGAGAGAGGTGGTGAAGGTGCCAACAAGGACATCGTTATTGACAGTCGATTTGTTATATGCATAGAGAAGAGGAGCGTGAGTGCGAAGCTTGATTTGCTCGCAGAGGGAAAATAGTTTTTCGTTTGGGGTTGGATTGGAAGGAATGATTGTGTGATGAGATTGAATGCTCACCATTTTTTTCCTCCTTCTTTCGTGTGAGAAATTGAATGTTCGCTGCTTTAATTTGTATGTGTGTGTTGAGACACACAAGAGTATGCTTACGTCACCTTAGTTTCGGTCACGGCATATGTCATCACGATGTATAAGCAAAATCTTATAGTAACTATCGGAAGAAGAAAATATTAGTTTGAATTAAACAATCTAGTCAATCTACAATCCTCTGACCTGTTTCTTTGATAGAAGCAACGCAATAg is a genomic window of Arachis ipaensis cultivar K30076 chromosome B06, Araip1.1, whole genome shotgun sequence containing:
- the LOC107604983 gene encoding spermidine hydroxycinnamoyl transferase, giving the protein MVSIQSHHTIIPSNPTPNEKLFSLCEQIKLRTHAPLLYAYNKSTVNNDVLVGTFTTSLSKALSIYYPLAGRLSLIDGSRWEIICNAKGALLIEAVCNGKSMHDFCGDDFVPTGLVSQLIPNIDYGTPVSETPLLAVQITRFNCGGFTIGVALCRAAIDGTATMRFMNTWAKLAKGESLDPYDQFPCYDPSLLNSRTLMHNSKKVLNDHSEEIFGTPPPWLGTLRKDSRVVVEVVKLTKEQVKKLKMKAAINNGKTPFSSFEVISGLLWRCVTKARYQGNGDQPTRLITLVNCRNRLKPPLPNAYAGNAVFPTVTTTCSFTYLMQNPLSSAVEKVKEAIAQVDDEFVRNALVYIGNAKDMDLVRYNIHYPAKSVHKGGFKGNPNLFVVSWMNFSYNEANFGFGEPVHFGPGFMDSEGKAFITNNASGDGFNVAIALDSSHIDAFKKFFFGEIEEVFPISKL